From Methanoculleus oceani, a single genomic window includes:
- a CDS encoding glycosyltransferase family 4 protein, which yields MRVACLTFWFYDYTIQMANELARHAEVLLLLPDYRSEEYLESIDPNVKVRIFGYSRYAGRFGPSCYPMLKEIVAAINDFEPDVIHFQVNNPMLCPLLPMLRKYPLVATFHDIEPHPGEDRLLDMGSLLYRLTLFVSRVLPDRIFVHGKALRDVLVENYRVPGRKVHVIPIGEHEVAPFVKFEQDGLEPDGLRVLFFGRIHRYKGLDCLIRAEPLITREVPGARIVIAGTGEDFGRYRDAMAGRDAFEVYNYRIPYEEGARLFQQASVVALPYVEASQSGVIPTAYGFKRPVVVTDVGSLPEVVDDARTGYVVPPRDPEALANAIVALLKDPAGCRRMGEQGYVKLKTDMAWSTIARSLLAVYSELAPAPGRGKPHAEEALVERAPAGGKER from the coding sequence ATGCGAGTGGCATGCCTGACCTTCTGGTTCTACGACTACACCATCCAGATGGCAAACGAACTTGCCCGGCATGCCGAGGTGCTGCTGCTGCTGCCGGATTACAGGTCGGAGGAGTACCTGGAGAGCATCGACCCGAACGTGAAGGTCCGTATCTTCGGCTACTCCCGCTACGCCGGGAGGTTCGGTCCGTCGTGCTACCCGATGCTCAAGGAGATCGTCGCCGCAATCAACGACTTCGAGCCCGACGTCATCCATTTCCAGGTAAACAACCCCATGCTCTGCCCGCTCCTCCCCATGCTCCGGAAGTATCCGCTGGTGGCGACATTCCACGACATCGAGCCGCACCCGGGCGAAGACCGTCTCCTGGATATGGGCTCCCTGCTCTACCGGCTCACCCTCTTCGTATCAAGGGTCCTGCCCGACCGGATCTTCGTCCACGGAAAAGCGCTCCGGGATGTTCTGGTGGAGAACTACCGTGTCCCGGGGCGGAAGGTGCATGTCATCCCGATCGGCGAGCACGAGGTGGCGCCGTTCGTGAAGTTCGAGCAGGACGGCCTGGAGCCGGACGGTCTCAGAGTCCTCTTCTTCGGCCGCATTCACCGCTACAAAGGGCTCGACTGCCTGATCCGGGCAGAACCGCTCATCACCCGGGAAGTCCCGGGAGCCCGGATCGTCATCGCCGGGACGGGGGAGGACTTCGGCAGGTACCGGGACGCGATGGCGGGCCGGGACGCATTCGAGGTCTACAACTACAGGATACCCTACGAAGAGGGCGCCCGGCTCTTCCAGCAGGCGAGCGTCGTGGCGCTCCCGTACGTCGAGGCGTCCCAGAGCGGCGTCATACCGACCGCATACGGGTTCAAAAGACCGGTGGTGGTGACGGACGTGGGGAGCCTGCCGGAGGTCGTCGACGACGCCAGGACCGGGTATGTCGTGCCGCCGCGTGACCCGGAAGCACTGGCAAACGCGATCGTGGCCCTGCTGAAGGACCCGGCGGGATGCCGGCGCATGGGAGAGCAGGGTTACGTAAAACTGAAGACGGACATGGCCTGGTCCACGATCGCCCGATCGCTCCTCGCGGTCTACAGCGAGCTCGCGCCTGCTCCGGGGAGGGGAAAACCTCATGCTGAAGAGGCCCTCGTCGAGAGAGCCCCCGCCGGCGGGAAAGAGCGATGA
- a CDS encoding right-handed parallel beta-helix repeat-containing protein — MAANDSTELSKNQADYVCDGVDDQAEIQAALAALPDGGTVVLTEGTFNCAGVLAPAAGTTLSGQGPDATFLEFTNDGRINVDQENITLDGFHIEGTGYSSGVKWLGVMTIRASHAKIHNVEGTADTSIQAVFLLIHDPAVYAPTLQDVEFVNCKAVDTGTYGFIHNAWGSSNKVIKDVRYDNCQAINCGSKGAFNPWITGFDFAELNDMEGLRVTNCLAEGNLESGFHFEFDPKVTDAVLENCTSINNGQKPYPTVPYKQSDMSTHYFGCGYYAPNCDVTFKNCTAEGNSLYGFYATNGGKLYDCVDKDTGAGKTDYTYRKPAGYYSIPSRSTDPALVLENCTSIDSHGYGLQVDLASNIQIKNFELVNPVGIDGKGASLGGTNGQFSNAEVDIHASGDQVETLVWAKNNQNVQYTGEITSDSEKAFLVEGGQNVQTAGITVASAGE; from the coding sequence GTGGCCGCAAACGATAGCACCGAACTGTCGAAGAACCAGGCAGACTATGTCTGTGACGGAGTCGACGACCAGGCCGAGATCCAGGCGGCGCTCGCCGCACTGCCGGACGGCGGCACGGTCGTCCTGACCGAGGGTACGTTCAACTGCGCCGGGGTCCTCGCGCCGGCGGCAGGCACGACGCTCTCCGGCCAGGGTCCGGATGCGACGTTCCTTGAATTCACCAACGACGGTCGGATCAACGTCGACCAGGAGAACATCACACTGGACGGGTTCCACATCGAGGGAACCGGTTACAGCAGCGGCGTCAAGTGGCTCGGCGTGATGACCATCCGGGCGAGCCACGCGAAGATCCACAACGTTGAGGGAACGGCGGATACAAGCATCCAGGCGGTCTTCCTCCTGATCCACGATCCGGCGGTCTATGCACCGACCCTGCAGGACGTCGAGTTCGTCAACTGCAAGGCCGTGGACACCGGGACCTATGGGTTCATCCACAACGCCTGGGGCTCGTCCAACAAGGTGATCAAGGACGTCCGCTACGATAACTGTCAGGCGATCAACTGCGGGAGCAAAGGCGCGTTCAACCCCTGGATCACCGGGTTCGACTTTGCGGAATTGAACGACATGGAAGGTCTCCGGGTGACGAACTGTCTTGCGGAAGGCAACCTGGAGTCCGGGTTCCACTTCGAGTTCGACCCGAAAGTGACGGACGCGGTCCTCGAGAACTGCACGAGCATAAACAACGGGCAGAAACCCTACCCGACGGTGCCCTACAAGCAGAGCGACATGTCGACCCACTACTTCGGGTGCGGCTACTACGCCCCGAACTGCGACGTGACGTTCAAGAACTGCACGGCGGAAGGCAACTCGCTGTATGGGTTCTATGCGACGAACGGCGGCAAGCTCTACGACTGTGTCGATAAGGACACCGGTGCCGGGAAGACCGACTACACCTACCGGAAGCCGGCCGGCTACTACAGCATCCCGAGCCGCTCGACCGATCCCGCTCTGGTGCTTGAGAACTGCACGAGCATCGACTCGCACGGCTACGGCCTCCAGGTCGACCTCGCAAGCAACATCCAGATTAAGAACTTCGAGCTCGTGAACCCGGTCGGGATCGATGGCAAGGGTGCAAGCCTCGGCGGTACGAACGGCCAGTTCAGCAACGCCGAAGTAGACATCCACGCCTCCGGAGACCAGGTTGAGACGCTGGTCTGGGCGAAGAACAACCAGAACGTCCAGTACACCGGAGAGATCACCTCCGACTCCGAAAAGGCGTTCCTGGTTGAAGGCGGCCAGAACGTCCAGACCGCAGGCATTACGGTTGCGTCTGCCGGCGAGTAA